Sequence from the Blastopirellula marina genome:
GAAGCATCAAGTTGACCATACAGGTAGGAGGTCAGTATTGAAAACTATTGAGATCATTGTCAGTCCCACAGGACAGTTACGCCTCGAGACGCGGGGCTTTCAGGGGACAGAGTGTCGCGAGGCAAGCCGCTTCTTAGAAGCCGCCTTGGGACAACAAACCTCCGAGACTCTTACAGCCGAGTTCCACGTCACGGAAATCACGCAACAAAATCAAATCGAACAGAAGGAATAACTGCCTATGGATCCCATACCCGAAACTCCCCCTCACGGAACGATCGACCTGGCACGCGTTATGGTGATTGTCGAGGGAACGAACGACATTGAG
This genomic interval carries:
- a CDS encoding DUF2997 domain-containing protein, producing MKTIEIIVSPTGQLRLETRGFQGTECREASRFLEAALGQQTSETLTAEFHVTEITQQNQIEQKE